TGCTTGAGCCGGGGACGCCGGGGGTCGTTCGGCCTGGTCAACCGCATGAGGTTTCACCGGAAACGACGCCAATGCGGATGTTCGTCGAGTTCTATGCCAAGAAGCCGGATTAGAAACAGAGCCTCTCGGGCTGGTGCTGGCGCAGCGAAGTGCGCGCGAGGTTATAGCTCGACCCTACGGCACGGCGCGGGCGACTGCAGCCTTGGCGTCGCTAGAGATCCAGGGTGAGCAGGTCTTTCGCTCGCGAGACGCAAGGAATGAAACGATTGCGCTGAGCATCCGGGCTCAGCACGGCGTCCAGGTGGATGGGCTCGCCATCGATATAGCCGCACTCACAGGTTCCGCAAACGCCGCTTTCGCACGACGCCGATAGGGGGACACCCGCTTCGCGCAGCACAGTGAGCGCTGAAGCATCAGCCGGCACTTCGAGCACTTGACCGGTCGAGCGGAGCTTCAGCGAAAAGGGCTGCGGCACGAAGTTCTCGTCATAGGCCCGCTGGAATGCTTCATAATGCACAGTGCCTTCGCGCCATCCGACGGTGGCGGTGCGGATGGCGTCCATGAAGCCAGGCGGGCCGCAGTAGTAGAGATGGGCCTTCAGGCGCGGTGTGGCGAGCAGACCCGTCAGGTCGGCGCGCGTCTCCGGTTCGTCGTCGATATGCAGATGCACAGCGTCGGAAGGCAGTCGTCACGCAGGGGGGCCAGTGAGCGGCTGCGCGTGAAATAGTGCAGCTCGAACTTGTGTCCGGCCGAATGCAATGAACGAGCCATCGCCAGCAACGGCGTTATTCCAATCCCGCCGGCCATCAGGATATGGGAGTCCGCCTCCGACGACAGGCCGAAATGTTGGCGCGGCGCCGATACGGGCAGTTCCTGCCCGATGACGACATTGTCGTGGAGCCAGTTCGATCCTCCGCGCCCGCCGCTCTCGCGCTTCACGGCGATCAAGTATCGCGACCGGTCTTGAGGATCGCCGAAGAGCGAATATTGCCGGACACGTCTATCGGGCAGGTGCACATCGACATGCGCGCCCGGCGCAAAGCTGGGCAATAGGGAACGGCGGGGATGACGCAACGCCAGGACGCGCACGTCACCCGGCTCGTTGCGAACCTCGGCCACGCGCATTTTCATGATCAGTGCGTATTTCACTGAACACGGACAGTGATTTCATTAAATCGCGTGTTGCGATTTCACTAAAGTGCGGACAGTTTTTGGCGTCTCGTTTTCAGGCCTGTCCTTTGATCATTGTCAGTTGTTTTCGTGATTGAAGCCTGGCGCGGCGTCAATGCCGGATTTTGCCTTTCGCATGCTATCCCCCTCTAAATTGATGCGATGAGCATTGTGGACGACGCGGTCCAGTATCGCATCGGCGACCGTCGCATCCCCAATCAGGTCGTGCCAGGTATTCACAGGAACTTGAGCGGTGATGAGTGTCGACCTTCGTTGGTATCGCTCTTCGATGATTTCAAAGAGATGGAAACGCTGCTGATCGTTGAGCGTGTGGGTGGCGAAGTGGTCAAGTATCAGCAACTGGACCTTCATCAGACGGTTCATGAGCCTTGGATAGCGACCGTCCAGCTTGGCCATGGCGAGGTCTTCGAAGAGACGGGGCGCACGAACATAGAGAACCGTGTGGTCGTGTCGGGCAGCCTGACGTCCCAGCGCACAGGCCAGCCACGACTTGCCAGTGCCAGTCTTCCCTGTAACGATCAAATTCTCATGGTTCTTAAGCCATTGTCCCTGCGCCAGCGCCATTGTCGCCCGTCGGTCGAGATTACGGGCCGCATGGAAGTCGATATCTTCAACACTGGCTTCCGGAAAGCGCAGCTTTGCCGCCACCAGACGCGCCGTCAGCCGTTTATCGGCGCGCACGGCGATCTCCCGGTCGAGCATGAGGCCCAGCCACTCTTCCTTCTCCATCGCCCGGGCTTCGGGTTGCTCCGCCAATTCTCGCCAGGCGGCTGCCATGCCTGACAAACCGAGCGTGTACATGTGGTCAAGCGTTGGATTGGTCAACATTGTCATTCCTTCTTTCTGTGGGTTGGCGATGCTGACAGACTTCGTTTCGTGCTGTCAGCTCGATCGATGAAGCCTGAGGCCCCTGGGGCGAGAAGCTTTCCACATTGCGTAGCGCCTCAGGGGCTTCAGGCAGGACGCCAGCGTTATTGCCAGCGATTTCAATGGTAATAGCCGCGACCGCGAATGTTGGAATGAGTGGGCAGCGGCTTGCCGGTTTCCATGACCGTGCCCGCCCGGTCGAGCCCGGACTGAAGAATGGAACGAACCGACGTATACGTCAGCGCATTGATGACAAGCGCCCGCTCGCAGGCGGCATCAAGGCGGTCGTGTTCATAGCGTCGGGCAAGGGAGAGGATGCCAAGCGCTGCGCGATATCCCTGTTCCGGATGTGGTTTGTCGCGGATGACCCGTTCGACAAAAATTCCTGTATTGGTGCTGATGCCGTTGGCCTGCCGGATCAGGCTTGCCGCGCTCATTCCGGCATGCCGCTGATGGGATTTGGGCATATGTTCTTTCACCGTGACGTGTCCGTTGCGCTCGGAACGGCGGCGATGGGACGCGACGCGCTTATGGTTGAAGAATATTTCGACCATCCGATGCGTCAGGCGCACGGTGATCATTTTGCCGATCAACTGATGCGGCACGGAATAGAAGGTCTTTGCCACCTCGACGTGGTAGTCGGGATGGACCTTGGCTGATTTCCACTCCGCATATTCGAAGTCTGTCGCCGGTAGCGGCTTTAGAGCCTCGCGCTCTATCTCTTCGAACAACTGACGGCGGGTTTTGTCGTAATGACGCATGACGCGACCATTGAGGTCTTCAAGAAGACCGGCAATGGCGATATTCAGATCCTCCAGCGAGAAGAAGGTCTGGTTGCGAAGCCGTGCCAGAATCCAGCGTTCTGCGATTAAAACCGCGCCCTCAATTTTGGCCTTGTCCCGGGGCTTTTTTACCCGCGTTGGCAAGATTGTCGTGCCGTAATGTTCACTAAAGGCTTCAAATGTCGCGGTGATCGTCGGCTCAAACCACAGGGCAACCGCGACACCTGACTTGAGATTGTCGCAGACAATGGCCTTCGTAACACCACCAAAATAGTTCAGCGCCCGTTTTTGCCCTTCGATCCAGTCCGGCAACTTCTGGCTCAGGCTGGCATAGGAGAAGGTCAGATTGGATGCCGGAAGAACGGCGACAAAAATCTGCACCTGACGGACCTCTCCGGTCTGTGGATTAACGATCGGTACCGTCTGGCCCGCATAGTCGGTCTGCATCGTCGCTCCGGCCTCATGCCGGTTGCGATAGGTTGCAGATGTCTTGCGTTCAAAAGCTGCAAACCGGGTCGCAAACCACGTAAAGCCGTAACCGTTCGGATGAACTGCGCGATATTCCTGCCATAACAGCGTCAGCGTCACACCCTTGCGCTTCAATTCTCGCGCAACGTAGGCAAAATCTGGAGCCTGCGTGTCCCGAGGTGGCCGACCCGTTCGTTTGAACACCACTTTCTCGAGATGCGCGTCATCGTCATAGGCCACAGGCAAAGGCCAGCTGCAGAGACCCGCTTCACGGGCCCTGTACAAATAGGTGGAAACAGTGGTCTTCCCCATTCGAAGACGTTCTGAAACCTCTCGAACAGATAAGCCCTGTTCAAAGGTCAATCGCAAAATAGATCGAATATCCCTCATCGTAATGCGTCTCGCTTGCTTCCGCTTCGGCATGGCCTCTCCTGACTAAAATCAAGAAGAAATCACGCTCAAACGGCGCCCGCAAAACTTGCGCCAAAACTGTCCGCACATTTGTGAAAACGCTGTCCGCGACTTAGTGAAATCCGCGATCGCTCTTTACTGAAAAACCTGTCCCGTAATTAGTGAAACACGCAATCAGTCGGGGCTTCCCATATCTCAACCTTCCAGCGGTACGATGGGATCGCCGGGACGGATGATCCCGCCGACCTCGATCGCACAATTCAGGCCGGAGCGATTCAGCAAGGCCTCGGAGAGACGGGGAATGCCGAGCAAATCCTCAATATATTTGCAGGGGAAGTTGAGGCGGGCGCCGTACAGCACCGTCTCACCGACCCGGAAGCGGCGGCCCACGAGATGGTTGACCGGCACGCCGATCGTGGTCAGGTTTCGACGATGGTCCTCGGGGGCGAGCTGCGCCTTGATGCCGGGCATTTTCGGCTCGCCCTGGGCCAGCGCCTCGAGCACCTCCATCTCGATCAATGTGACTTCGCGAATATCCGGCTTCGGCGAATAGGTGCCGGTCCCGAAAAAGTACCGGTCGCCTTCAATTCCACAGTCGGGAACCAACCTTGCTTCCGACAGCTCTTCCATCTCGTAGGAGGCCGCAGTCGCGATATGGATATGCGCCAGACGGCCAGACCAGGTTGCCGGAGAGGAAGTCGGATTGATGGCTGACGGCTTTGCGATCTGCAATTTCTTGTCCACCCGGAGTTCACATGCGATGCGGACCGTCGGACCGACAAAGCGCCGCATCATGGCTTCTGACATAGGGGGCGCAGGAGTTTGCGCCCCCTATCTCGGTCACGCGTTCTGAGATGAGCCGTCCCTGATCTTCTCTTCCAACATCTCGAGCCTGTCCTGCCCCCAGAACAGCTCGCCATCGAACACATAGGAGGGCGAGCCGAATACGCCTGCGCCGACGGCTGCGTCGGTAAAGCGTCGATATGATGCATCCACGTCCGGTTTTGCCGCCTCGGCAAGGACGGCCTCGGCGTTGAACCCCAATTCGATTAGGATGCGGTGAAGTTCGTCTGGATCGGAGATGTCGCGCTCGCCGCACCATTCGGCCCGAAGAATCGCCTGGTGCAGGGTAGCGACCGGAAGTCCCATGCGGTCCGCCGCTATGAAGATGCGGGAGGCCTCCCCGGCGTCCGGGCACATGTATTTGGGCGTCGGGTTGACCTCGATCCCAAGCTTGCGGCACCAGCGTTGCAACTCGATGATCCGGTAGGCTTGCCGCTCCGGCGCGCGCTGGCCAAGGAGCTGTCCGCCCGTTCGTCGATAGACATCCGGCAGATCGACCGGCATCCAGTTGATCCGCAACTCATGATCCTCGGCGATCCGCACAAGGCGATCGGCGCCGAGATAGGCCCAATCGGAGTTCAGCCAGAAATAATAGTCGATGTGGCGGGGGCCCGTCATGTCTGTGCTCCTTGTGGAGCGCTGTTCGTCGCCGAGAAACGCGAGGGACCATGCATCAACAGGGCACTGATAATGGCGATGATACCGAGCGCGCTGAGATACCAGACGATGTAGCGCGGGTTGCCGTCACCCAGCGCCAGCAAGGAGGTCGCGACGATCGGAGCAAGACCGGCGCCGATTGCGGCCCCGATCTGGACGGGCATCGAAAGCCCGGTGTAGCGCACCTCCGGTGGGAATTGCGCCGAGAACAGCCCAGCCTCAGGTCCCCACATGGCAGAGTAGACGACACCGATCGCGATCACCACGGCCAAGGTGATCATGAACGGATCCAGCGTCTGGAGCATGCTGAAGTAGAAGGGTGCGAAGACCGGGATGCCTATGGCCCCGGCGATAAAGACCCATTTGAAGCTGAACCGGTCTCCGAGCACGCCGAAAAGCGGCATGGTGAACAGCGCGACCACAGCGGCCCAAACGGTGGCGTTGAGCATGACGGTCCGGCTGATGCCGAGCGTGACCGTGGTATAGGCCAGTGAATAGGTCACGACGGTGTAAAACCAGGTCGTCTCCGCGAGCTTGCCCCCCACGAGCAGCAGCGCTTCCTTGGGGTACTGGCGCAAAACCACGAGAACCGGGGCTTTCACCTTCTCGCCCTTGGATTCCATGCGCTCGAAATCGGGAGATTCGGCGACCTTCATCCGGATGAACCAGCCGACCGCCAGCAACAGGATGCAGGCCACGAACGGAAGACGCCAGCCCCAGGCCAGCATGTCAGCCTCTGGCAGCAAGGCCACCCAGCCCATGGCGAGCGAAGACAGGATGAGGCCGGCTGCGACGCCCACCTGGGGAAGACTTCCGAAAAAGCCCTTCTTGCCTTCGGGCGCATGCTCCACCGCCATGAGGATCGCGCCGCCCCATTCGCCGCCGACGGCAAGGCCCTGGCAGATGCGCGCGAAGACGAGAAGCACGGCAGCCCAATAGCCGATCGTGTCGTAGGACGGGATGAGCCCGATGATGACGGTAGGCAAGCCCATGAGGAGCAGCGTCAGGATCAACATGGACTTGCGCCCGATCCGGTCGCCGTAGTGGCCGAACACAATTCCCCCCAGGGGACGTGCGAAGAAGCCGACGGCGTAGGTCGCGAAGGCCGCAAGCGTGCCGGTGATCGGATCGATCGCCGGAAAGAAGATTTTGTTGAAGACCAGTGCCGCGGCGGTGCCATACAGAAAGAAGTCATACCACTCGATCGTGGTCCCCATCATGCTGGCGATGCCGGCTGTCACATACTGCTTTTTTCTCCCCGGCTGCGAGGCAGCCGCTGTCGTCGGGCTTTCTGAACTCATGTCATATCCTCCCAATTTGTGTTGATTGTCCGCGTCGATTCGAGCGCGCGGATAAGCAGAGCCGGGCGCGTTGAGCGCCCGGCCTGATTTTTCTTCAGCGCGTGAGGGGCGCCGGGACTGCAGCGTGCGTCTGCCGGCACCAGTAGTCGAAGGTGGCGTTCACGATCGACGGCTTCAGCAGATAGTCATGCGCTTCCTTGGCGAGCGTAGCGTCCACCGGCGTCAGCGGCCCGAAGACACGGGCGCGGATCTGCATGCGGGCGGCCCGTTCGAGGTAGACCGAAAGATAGGTCGCCTCCTCGACCGATTTTCCGGCAGTCAGATAGCCATGATGGGCGAGGATGATGGCCCGTTTGTCGCCGAGCGCTTCGGATATCAGCACGCCTTCATGGTCGGCGATCGGCACGCCCGGCCAGTCGCCGAGAAAGGCGCAGTCATCGTGAAGCGGCGTCATATCCATCTGGGAGATGACGAGGGGTTGGCGCGCCGCCGCCAGTGCCGAGGCCCAGGGAGAATGCGTGTGGATGAGGGAGTTCACGTCGGGGCGCGCATCATAGACCCAGAGATGAAAGCGTGTGGCCGGATTCGCCATGCCTTCGCCGGTTAGTGTATTGAGATCGCGGTCGACCTCGATGAAGTCCTCAGGGGTCGCCTCGTCGAAGCCGAGGCCGAATCGAAGCGTCCAGTAAGCGTTCGGCGTCTCCGACCGAAAGCTGATCTGACCGGCGAGGCCGGCTTCCTGTCCAGTCATCGCGAGAATCTTGCAGGCGTATGCCAGTGTTTCCTTGTCGCTACGCGTTTTCTTCTTGAGGTGCTGCGACATCTCGCGCGTTGCGCGATCGTCAAAATATTCCTTTGCTCTGAGTTGTTCGTTCATTGAGAATTCTCCCTAGGCTCGATTTATATTGTGCCGAGGGGAGTATGAGGGCGGGCCGGCCCTCAAGCCATGACGCTGAGCTCATAGGAGAAATGAGGAAATCGTCGTCAGCCGTTAGAATGCGGCTGAGCTGTCGCGACCTCGATGAGCGCGCTGACCAGCGGAGACGGCTTTCGATCCCTCCGCACGATCGCCACCACTCGCCGGCGCATGATCGGCCGAGCGATCGTCAGCTTCCGCAGACCGTACTCGGCCAGCAGCCTGTCAGGAATTTGCTTGGGCAGAATGCACGATCCCACACGGGACGCGACCATGCGGAGCATGGCGTCTATGGTTTCGGCTTCCCCGACGAGCTCGGCCTTGACCCCGCTGGTTTGGAGCATCTTGGCGAGGGCGTAGTGGGCGGGGAAGGCCACGAGGCGGACGCAGGTGGTTGTCAGATCCAATCCATCGGACAGAGTGTCTTCGGTGGCGCAGATCAAGCACATCTCGTCTTCAAAGAGCTCGGTTGCCGAAAAGATGTCGGTGTCCACGGCCGAGTCGTAGACCAGCCGCAGATCCGCTCGACCGCTCTCCACCAGCGCTACGACCTCGGGTGAGCTTCTTCCCATCAGCGACAGGTTCACATTCTGATGCTTGCTGACGAAGCTCGCGACGATGTCGCCCATGAAATAGTAGCTCAGGGTGTGAATGACGGCCAGGCGGACCTGGCCTTCGCTGACGCCTTCCCGATCGCGGATGGCCTCTATGACCTCGTCGATCGAGCCGTAAGCCGTCCGGGCGATTTGCAGCAGCTTGTTCCCCGCCGCCGTGAGTTCGACGCCGCGCCCCGTGCGAAAGAACAATGGCTTGCCGAGATGGTCCTCAAGCGCGGCCAACTGACGGCTCACGCCTGACTGGGTCAGGTCGAGCGCGTCGGCCGCCTTTGAGAGGGACTTCAGCTCGGCAAGTTTGACGAAGTTGCGCAGCAGCCGATCAGGACTGTCCACCATGAGAACCTCCCGACCGCTTGTTGCGATTTCCATAGATGGTGCGGCGACGATGTTATCGGTTTTGCGCGGCGAAACTAGACTCATTCCAATGTGGTGGCGAAGCGCCACCCGATCGGGCCCTTGGACACTCCCGGCCTCGCAGGTTTTCGCGGACCGCCTCTGTCGAACCCGCCGCTCAAACCCTAATGCGTAGGCCTTCTGCCAGGCGATGGCCCCGAGACGATATCCAGCAAGCTGGTGATGCGGCGGTTGAATGACAGCGTGCCTAGCCTTGGTGACGACAATAGAGCCGGCCGCCCGAGGCGGTCTCATCTGCGCCAGGAGGCTTGCATGATGGCTGAAGACGGATCGGCGGGCGGTTTTTCGGGGAATTGACACCGGAGCCGGCAGATCCGCTCCTATCGCTGATCGGGCTCTACAACGCCGACCCGCGCCCGACCAAGCTCGATCTCGGCGTGGGTGTCTATCGGGATGGAAACGGCCTTACCCCGATCTACCGCGCTGTCAAGAGAGCCGAGCAACGGCTGGTCGATAATCAATGCAGCAAAGCCTATCTCGGACCGGAAGGTGACCCCGAATTCGTCCGGCTAATCGGCCGGCTTGCCTTCCGGAGCGGGGCGAAGGATCTTGCGGGACTGCAGACCCCCGGCGGCGCGGGGGCGCTGAGGATGGCGGCCGGTCTTATCGCCAGGGCGCGACCGGGGAGCACGATCTGGCTGGGATCGCCGAGCTGGCCCGCCCATGCGCCGATCTTTGCGGCCGAGGGGCTCGTGGTGCGAACCTATCGGCACTTCGACCCCACAACAGGGGCGTTCGCCTTTGACAACCTCCTGGACGCTATCGCGGGGGCGGATGCGAGAGACATTTTTCTCCTGCATGGCTGTTGCCACAATCCGTCCGGCGCCGATCCCGATGAATCGCAGTGGCGGGAAGTGGCTCGGCGGATAGCGGCAAAAGGCGTTTTGCCCTTCGTGGACCTCGCCTACCAGGGTCTCGGCCGTGGGCTTGATCAGGATGCAGCGGGTGCCAGACAAGTCCTCTCGGCTGTCGATGAAGCCGTGATCGCCTATAGCTGCGACAAGAATTTCTCGCTCTATCGGGATCGGACGGGGGCTGTGTTCGTCAAGGCTGGCGATGCTGTCGCGGCAGCGCGATCGAACCTGCACGCCCTGGCGCGCCACATGTGGTCCATGCCACCGGACCACGGTGCGGCGGCGGTCCGCATCGTTCTGCAAACGCCGGAACTGGAAGAGGATTGGCGCAACGAACTGGCAGGTGTGCGCAAACGGCTCGATTGCGGAGCGACAAACAACGTGAGAGTTCAGCGTCAATCAGGATGAGAATGCCGACGGATTGGAACGCAGGGAGGGCGTAGCCCTA
The sequence above is drawn from the Ochrobactrum vermis genome and encodes:
- a CDS encoding DUF1971 domain-containing protein, whose protein sequence is MHVLVGRLTYRIYDPPSEVVLEPGTPGVVRPGQPHEVSPETTPMRMFVEFYAKKPD
- a CDS encoding flavin reductase family protein — its product is MHLHIDDEPETRADLTGLLATPRLKAHLYYCGPPGFMDAIRTATVGWREGTVHYEAFQRAYDENFVPQPFSLKLRSTGQVLEVPADASALTVLREAGVPLSASCESGVCGTCECGYIDGEPIHLDAVLSPDAQRNRFIPCVSRAKDLLTLDL
- a CDS encoding ferredoxin reductase — translated: MKMRVAEVRNEPGDVRVLALRHPRRSLLPSFAPGAHVDVHLPDRRVRQYSLFGDPQDRSRYLIAVKRESGGRGGSNWLHDNVVIGQELPVSAPRQHFGLSSEADSHILMAGGIGITPLLAMARSLHSAGHKFELHYFTRSRSLAPLRDDCLPTLCICISTTNRRRAPT
- the istB gene encoding IS21-like element helper ATPase IstB, producing MLTNPTLDHMYTLGLSGMAAAWRELAEQPEARAMEKEEWLGLMLDREIAVRADKRLTARLVAAKLRFPEASVEDIDFHAARNLDRRATMALAQGQWLKNHENLIVTGKTGTGKSWLACALGRQAARHDHTVLYVRAPRLFEDLAMAKLDGRYPRLMNRLMKVQLLILDHFATHTLNDQQRFHLFEIIEERYQRRSTLITAQVPVNTWHDLIGDATVADAILDRVVHNAHRINLEGDSMRKAKSGIDAAPGFNHENN
- the istA gene encoding IS21 family transposase, producing the protein MPKRKQARRITMRDIRSILRLTFEQGLSVREVSERLRMGKTTVSTYLYRAREAGLCSWPLPVAYDDDAHLEKVVFKRTGRPPRDTQAPDFAYVARELKRKGVTLTLLWQEYRAVHPNGYGFTWFATRFAAFERKTSATYRNRHEAGATMQTDYAGQTVPIVNPQTGEVRQVQIFVAVLPASNLTFSYASLSQKLPDWIEGQKRALNYFGGVTKAIVCDNLKSGVAVALWFEPTITATFEAFSEHYGTTILPTRVKKPRDKAKIEGAVLIAERWILARLRNQTFFSLEDLNIAIAGLLEDLNGRVMRHYDKTRRQLFEEIEREALKPLPATDFEYAEWKSAKVHPDYHVEVAKTFYSVPHQLIGKMITVRLTHRMVEIFFNHKRVASHRRRSERNGHVTVKEHMPKSHQRHAGMSAASLIRQANGISTNTGIFVERVIRDKPHPEQGYRAALGILSLARRYEHDRLDAACERALVINALTYTSVRSILQSGLDRAGTVMETGKPLPTHSNIRGRGYYH
- a CDS encoding MOSC domain-containing protein, which encodes MEELSEARLVPDCGIEGDRYFFGTGTYSPKPDIREVTLIEMEVLEALAQGEPKMPGIKAQLAPEDHRRNLTTIGVPVNHLVGRRFRVGETVLYGARLNFPCKYIEDLLGIPRLSEALLNRSGLNCAIEVGGIIRPGDPIVPLEG
- a CDS encoding 2-hydroxychromene-2-carboxylate isomerase, which produces MTGPRHIDYYFWLNSDWAYLGADRLVRIAEDHELRINWMPVDLPDVYRRTGGQLLGQRAPERQAYRIIELQRWCRKLGIEVNPTPKYMCPDAGEASRIFIAADRMGLPVATLHQAILRAEWCGERDISDPDELHRILIELGFNAEAVLAEAAKPDVDASYRRFTDAAVGAGVFGSPSYVFDGELFWGQDRLEMLEEKIRDGSSQNA
- a CDS encoding MFS transporter, with product MSSESPTTAAASQPGRKKQYVTAGIASMMGTTIEWYDFFLYGTAAALVFNKIFFPAIDPITGTLAAFATYAVGFFARPLGGIVFGHYGDRIGRKSMLILTLLLMGLPTVIIGLIPSYDTIGYWAAVLLVFARICQGLAVGGEWGGAILMAVEHAPEGKKGFFGSLPQVGVAAGLILSSLAMGWVALLPEADMLAWGWRLPFVACILLLAVGWFIRMKVAESPDFERMESKGEKVKAPVLVVLRQYPKEALLLVGGKLAETTWFYTVVTYSLAYTTVTLGISRTVMLNATVWAAVVALFTMPLFGVLGDRFSFKWVFIAGAIGIPVFAPFYFSMLQTLDPFMITLAVVIAIGVVYSAMWGPEAGLFSAQFPPEVRYTGLSMPVQIGAAIGAGLAPIVATSLLALGDGNPRYIVWYLSALGIIAIISALLMHGPSRFSATNSAPQGAQT
- a CDS encoding aldolase, which produces MNEQLRAKEYFDDRATREMSQHLKKKTRSDKETLAYACKILAMTGQEAGLAGQISFRSETPNAYWTLRFGLGFDEATPEDFIEVDRDLNTLTGEGMANPATRFHLWVYDARPDVNSLIHTHSPWASALAAARQPLVISQMDMTPLHDDCAFLGDWPGVPIADHEGVLISEALGDKRAIILAHHGYLTAGKSVEEATYLSVYLERAARMQIRARVFGPLTPVDATLAKEAHDYLLKPSIVNATFDYWCRQTHAAVPAPLTR
- a CDS encoding LysR family transcriptional regulator yields the protein MVDSPDRLLRNFVKLAELKSLSKAADALDLTQSGVSRQLAALEDHLGKPLFFRTGRGVELTAAGNKLLQIARTAYGSIDEVIEAIRDREGVSEGQVRLAVIHTLSYYFMGDIVASFVSKHQNVNLSLMGRSSPEVVALVESGRADLRLVYDSAVDTDIFSATELFEDEMCLICATEDTLSDGLDLTTTCVRLVAFPAHYALAKMLQTSGVKAELVGEAETIDAMLRMVASRVGSCILPKQIPDRLLAEYGLRKLTIARPIMRRRVVAIVRRDRKPSPLVSALIEVATAQPHSNG
- a CDS encoding aminotransferase class I/II-fold pyridoxal phosphate-dependent enzyme, whose product is MTPEPADPLLSLIGLYNADPRPTKLDLGVGVYRDGNGLTPIYRAVKRAEQRLVDNQCSKAYLGPEGDPEFVRLIGRLAFRSGAKDLAGLQTPGGAGALRMAAGLIARARPGSTIWLGSPSWPAHAPIFAAEGLVVRTYRHFDPTTGAFAFDNLLDAIAGADARDIFLLHGCCHNPSGADPDESQWREVARRIAAKGVLPFVDLAYQGLGRGLDQDAAGARQVLSAVDEAVIAYSCDKNFSLYRDRTGAVFVKAGDAVAAARSNLHALARHMWSMPPDHGAAAVRIVLQTPELEEDWRNELAGVRKRLDCGATNNVRVQRQSG